In Pseudomonas sp. GCEP-101, one DNA window encodes the following:
- a CDS encoding LysR family transcriptional regulator, translating into MNKHGQPITLRYTRAISTRGKAMRLRHIEVFQAIRETGSVSGAAQLLHVSQPAVTKVLQHAEQQLGFPLFLRVRGKLQATPEALELEREVAKVSESLQGVRRLAQSLRGQPENRLRVGATPAMALSLLPPVIREWTDRYPQSSCELATQHSRELVQNLLMRELDLALTLQQTDHPGLRSQPIASGPLVALAPRGHWPDERLGHPLTLDELAGEPMIGLSTSDPLSARLESHLANVEPPPRVRIAVQTYALARTLVEAGTGLALVDPFTALGADAHLTVQRTLTPTVKVTLYALTRADETPPHTQALLLEMLVRHAEGQLAQHRE; encoded by the coding sequence ATGAATAAACATGGGCAACCCATAACCTTGCGTTATACACGCGCGATATCCACACGAGGGAAAGCCATGCGCCTGCGCCATATCGAAGTGTTCCAGGCCATTCGCGAGACCGGCTCGGTCAGCGGCGCCGCGCAGTTGCTGCACGTCTCGCAGCCGGCAGTGACCAAGGTGCTGCAGCATGCCGAGCAGCAACTGGGCTTCCCGCTCTTCCTGCGGGTTCGCGGAAAGTTGCAGGCAACCCCCGAGGCACTGGAGCTGGAGCGCGAAGTGGCCAAGGTCAGCGAAAGCCTGCAGGGCGTCCGGCGCCTGGCGCAGAGCCTGCGCGGCCAGCCGGAAAACCGCCTGCGCGTGGGTGCGACGCCAGCCATGGCGTTGTCGCTGCTGCCGCCGGTGATCCGCGAATGGACCGACCGCTATCCGCAGAGCAGTTGCGAGCTGGCCACCCAGCACTCCCGCGAACTGGTGCAGAACCTGCTGATGCGCGAGCTCGACCTCGCCCTGACCCTGCAACAGACCGACCATCCCGGCCTGCGCTCGCAGCCCATTGCCAGCGGCCCGCTGGTTGCCCTGGCGCCGCGCGGCCACTGGCCGGACGAGCGCCTGGGCCATCCCCTGACGCTGGACGAACTGGCCGGCGAGCCGATGATCGGATTATCCACCTCCGACCCGCTGTCCGCCCGCCTGGAAAGCCACCTGGCCAACGTCGAACCGCCGCCGCGCGTGCGCATCGCGGTGCAGACCTATGCCCTGGCAAGAACACTGGTGGAAGCCGGTACGGGACTGGCGCTGGTGGATCCCTTCACCGCGCTGGGTGCGGACGCACACCTGACGGTGCAGCGCACCCTGACGCCCACCGTGAAGGTGACGCTCTACGCCCTGACCCGCGCCGACGAAACGCCGCCGCATACCCAGGCGCTGCTGCTGGAGATGCTGGTGCGGCATGCCGAGGGGCAACTGGCGCAGCATCGCGAATAA
- the hutG gene encoding N-formylglutamate deformylase, producing the protein MDNVLEFKRGRVPLLISMPHPGTRLTPAVEAGLVDEARGLDDTDWHIPRLYAFAEELGASTLAAGYSRYVIDLNRPSDDKPLYSTATTGLYPDTLFDGRPLFKEGLAPSAEERARYLAEVWTTYHRTLADELARLKAEFGYALLWDAHSIRSLIPHLFDGRLPDFNIGTHSGASCDAEVAERLVAVCADAPAYRHILNGRFKGGHITRHYGQPQDNVHAVQLELAQCNYMDEQAPFGYREDLAAPTAQVLRKMLETFLAWGRERYGR; encoded by the coding sequence ATGGACAACGTTCTCGAATTCAAACGCGGCCGCGTGCCCCTGCTGATCAGCATGCCGCACCCCGGCACCCGCCTGACCCCGGCGGTGGAAGCCGGCCTGGTGGACGAGGCCCGCGGGCTGGACGACACCGACTGGCACATCCCGCGGCTCTACGCCTTCGCCGAGGAGCTGGGCGCCAGCACCCTGGCCGCCGGCTACTCGCGCTACGTCATCGACCTCAACCGCCCGTCCGATGACAAGCCGCTGTACAGCACCGCCACCACCGGCCTCTACCCGGACACCCTGTTCGACGGCCGCCCGCTGTTCAAGGAGGGTCTGGCGCCGTCGGCCGAGGAGCGCGCGCGTTACCTCGCCGAGGTCTGGACGACCTACCACCGCACCCTGGCCGACGAGCTGGCGCGCCTGAAGGCCGAGTTCGGCTACGCGCTGCTGTGGGATGCCCACTCGATCCGCTCGCTGATCCCGCACCTGTTCGACGGCAGGCTGCCGGATTTCAACATCGGCACCCACAGCGGCGCGAGCTGCGATGCGGAAGTGGCCGAGCGACTGGTCGCCGTCTGCGCGGACGCCCCGGCCTACCGGCACATCCTCAATGGCCGCTTCAAGGGCGGGCACATCACCCGCCACTACGGCCAGCCCCAGGACAACGTCCATGCCGTGCAGCTGGAACTCGCCCAGTGCAACTACATGGATGAGCAGGCGCCCTTCGGCTACCGCGAGGACCTCGCCGCGCCCACCGCCCAGGTGCTCCGCAAGATGCTGGAAACCTTCCTCGCCTGGGGCCGCGAGCGCTACGGCCGCTGA
- the hutI gene encoding imidazolonepropionase, translating into MKHLWQHCHAATMKDGRYSIIEDAAIITEGERIAWIGPRAELPERPVQSTDLGGAWVTPSFIDCHTHLVFGGDRSGEFEQRLNGVSYAEIAAAGGGIASTVRATREASEDELLASAIKRARPLLADGVTVLEVKSGYGLDLDSERRMLRVARRLEQELPVTVRTTCLSAHALPPEYAGRADDYIEQVCNHILPALAEEGLVDAVDAFCEHLAFSPAQVERVFQAAKRLGLPVKLHAEQLSSLHGSSLAARYGALSADHLEFMDESDAIAMAEAGTVAVLLPGAFFVLRETQLPPMEALRKHGVHIAIASDLNPGTSPALSLRLMLNMACTAFRLTPEEALAGVTLNAARALGMADSHGSLEAGKVADFIAWDIQRPAELAYWLGGDLPKRVIRHGEEL; encoded by the coding sequence ATGAAACACCTCTGGCAGCACTGCCACGCGGCGACGATGAAGGATGGGCGCTACTCGATCATCGAGGACGCCGCGATCATCACCGAAGGCGAACGCATCGCCTGGATCGGCCCGCGCGCCGAGCTGCCCGAGCGCCCCGTGCAGAGCACAGACCTGGGCGGCGCCTGGGTCACGCCCAGTTTCATCGACTGCCACACCCACCTGGTGTTCGGCGGCGACCGCAGCGGCGAGTTCGAGCAGCGTCTCAACGGCGTCAGCTATGCCGAGATCGCGGCAGCCGGCGGCGGCATCGCCAGCACCGTGCGCGCCACCCGCGAGGCCAGCGAGGACGAACTGCTGGCCAGCGCCATCAAGCGCGCCCGGCCGCTGCTGGCCGACGGCGTCACCGTGCTGGAAGTGAAGTCCGGCTATGGCCTGGACCTGGACAGCGAACGCCGCATGCTGCGCGTGGCCCGCCGGCTGGAGCAGGAGCTGCCGGTGACGGTGCGCACCACCTGCCTGTCCGCCCATGCCCTGCCCCCGGAATACGCCGGCCGTGCCGACGACTACATCGAGCAGGTGTGCAATCACATCCTCCCGGCGTTGGCCGAGGAAGGCCTGGTGGACGCGGTGGACGCCTTCTGCGAGCACCTGGCGTTCTCCCCGGCGCAGGTCGAGCGGGTGTTCCAGGCGGCGAAGCGCTTGGGCCTGCCGGTGAAGCTGCACGCCGAACAGCTGTCCTCGCTGCATGGCTCCAGCCTGGCAGCGCGCTACGGAGCGCTGTCCGCCGACCACCTGGAATTCATGGACGAAAGCGACGCCATCGCCATGGCCGAGGCCGGCACCGTCGCCGTGCTGCTGCCGGGCGCCTTCTTCGTCCTGCGGGAAACCCAGCTGCCGCCGATGGAGGCCCTGCGCAAGCACGGCGTGCACATCGCCATCGCCAGCGACCTCAACCCCGGCACCTCGCCCGCGCTGTCCCTGCGCCTGATGCTGAACATGGCCTGCACCGCCTTCCGCCTGACCCCGGAAGAAGCGCTGGCCGGCGTCACGCTCAACGCCGCCCGCGCGCTGGGCATGGCCGACAGCCACGGCAGCCTGGAAGCAGGCAAGGTGGCCGACTTCATCGCCTGGGACATCCAGCGCCCCGCCGAACTCGCCTACTGGCTCGGCGGCGACCTGCCCAAGCGCGTCATTCGTCATGGCGAAGAGCTGTGA
- a CDS encoding HAL/PAL/TAL family ammonia-lyase, with product MSSSTTITFGNGPLRWQDLVAVARQGARLQLSTAAWARIDNAHGIVERIVSRGERAYGISTGLGALCNVVLQGEQLAQLSRNTLLSHACGVGEPLKDEQTRAIIAAAIANYSHGKSGLHRRVVEALLALLNHGITPRVPAQGSVGYLTHMAHVGVALLGIGDVSYRGEVVPACQALAAEGLELVQLGAKDGLCLVNGTPCMTGLSCLALDEATRLAQWADVIGAMSFEALRGQIDAFDAQIIALKPHPGMQKVGANLRALLEGSEVIASSRGIRTQDALSIRSMPQIHGACRDQLEHAAKQIETELNSATDNPLVLGTPDDYRVVSQANPHGESVAMAADLLAIAVAELGGVSERRLDRLVNPLVSGLPAFLVSQPGVNSGMMIAQYVAASLAGENRQLAQPAVLDNFVTSGLQEDHLSLGTSAALKLGRALDNSRRILAIEFLLAAQAFEFLKPQRFGAGTDCAWSLLREQVPAYDSDRWLAPDIARTAELLANPAALNSVGASIGRLQ from the coding sequence ATGTCGTCCTCTACCACCATCACCTTCGGCAACGGCCCGCTGCGCTGGCAGGACCTGGTCGCGGTGGCGCGCCAGGGTGCACGCCTGCAACTGTCGACGGCCGCCTGGGCGCGCATCGACAATGCCCACGGCATCGTCGAGCGCATCGTCAGCCGGGGTGAGCGGGCCTATGGCATCAGCACCGGCCTGGGTGCGCTGTGCAACGTGGTGCTGCAGGGCGAGCAACTGGCGCAGCTGTCGCGCAATACCCTGCTCAGCCACGCCTGCGGCGTCGGTGAGCCGCTGAAGGACGAACAGACCCGCGCCATCATCGCCGCCGCCATTGCCAACTACAGCCACGGCAAATCCGGCCTGCACCGCCGCGTGGTGGAGGCGCTCCTGGCGCTGCTCAACCACGGCATCACCCCGCGCGTGCCGGCGCAGGGCTCGGTGGGCTACCTGACCCACATGGCCCACGTTGGCGTCGCGCTGCTGGGCATCGGCGACGTGAGCTATCGCGGCGAGGTGGTGCCGGCCTGCCAGGCGCTGGCCGCCGAAGGGCTGGAGCTGGTGCAGCTGGGCGCCAAGGACGGGCTCTGCCTGGTCAACGGCACGCCGTGCATGACCGGCCTGAGCTGCCTCGCCCTCGACGAGGCGACCCGCCTCGCGCAGTGGGCCGACGTGATCGGCGCCATGAGCTTCGAAGCCCTGCGCGGGCAGATCGACGCGTTCGACGCGCAGATCATCGCGCTCAAGCCGCACCCCGGCATGCAGAAGGTCGGCGCCAACCTGCGGGCGCTGCTCGAAGGCAGCGAGGTGATCGCCTCGAGCCGTGGCATCCGCACCCAGGACGCCCTGAGCATCCGCTCCATGCCGCAGATCCATGGTGCCTGCCGCGACCAGCTGGAGCACGCGGCGAAGCAGATCGAGACCGAACTCAATTCCGCCACCGACAACCCGCTGGTGCTGGGCACGCCGGACGATTACCGGGTGGTGTCCCAGGCCAACCCCCATGGCGAGTCCGTGGCCATGGCCGCCGACCTGCTGGCGATCGCCGTGGCCGAGCTGGGTGGGGTTTCCGAGCGCCGCCTGGACCGCCTGGTGAATCCGCTGGTCAGCGGCCTGCCGGCTTTCCTGGTCAGCCAGCCGGGCGTCAACTCCGGGATGATGATCGCCCAGTACGTCGCCGCCTCCCTGGCCGGCGAGAACCGCCAGCTGGCGCAACCCGCCGTCCTCGACAACTTCGTCACCTCCGGCCTGCAGGAAGACCACCTGAGCCTGGGCACCAGCGCCGCGCTCAAGCTCGGCCGTGCCCTGGACAACAGCCGGCGCATCCTCGCCATTGAATTCCTGCTGGCCGCCCAGGCCTTCGAATTCCTCAAGCCGCAGCGCTTCGGCGCCGGCACCGACTGCGCCTGGAGCCTGCTGCGCGAGCAGGTGCCTGCCTACGACAGCGACCGCTGGCTGGCGCCGGACATCGCCCGCACCGCCGAGCTGCTGGCCAACCCGGCGGCCCTGAACAGCGTGGGCGCGAGCATCGGGAGACTGCAATGA
- a CDS encoding quaternary amine ABC transporter ATP-binding protein, whose translation MSKIQVKNVYKIFGAKADTALAMIRQGKSKAEVLAATDCVVGVNDLSLSIEAGEIFVIMGLSGSGKSTLVRHFNRLIDPTSGQILVDGEDVLAYDAAALENFRRRKISMVFQSFGLLPHKSVLDNVAYGLKIRGESKALCQERALHWIATVGLKGYEKSYPHQLSGGMRQRVGLARALAADTDIILMDEAFSALDPLIRADMQDQLLELQKTLHKTIVFITHDLDEAVRIGNRIAILKDGQLIQVGAPTDILHKPADEYVDRFVQRRVAAL comes from the coding sequence ATGAGCAAGATCCAGGTCAAGAACGTCTACAAGATCTTCGGCGCCAAGGCCGACACCGCCCTGGCGATGATCCGCCAGGGCAAGAGCAAGGCCGAGGTGCTCGCCGCCACCGACTGCGTGGTCGGCGTCAACGACCTCTCGCTGTCCATCGAGGCCGGGGAAATCTTCGTCATCATGGGCTTGTCCGGTTCCGGCAAGTCGACCCTGGTGCGCCACTTCAACCGCCTGATCGACCCCACCAGCGGGCAGATCCTGGTGGATGGCGAGGACGTCCTCGCCTACGACGCCGCCGCGCTGGAGAACTTCCGCCGGCGCAAGATCAGCATGGTGTTCCAGAGCTTCGGCCTGCTGCCGCACAAGAGCGTGCTCGACAACGTCGCCTACGGCCTGAAGATCCGCGGCGAGAGCAAGGCGCTGTGCCAGGAGCGCGCGCTGCACTGGATCGCCACCGTGGGCCTGAAGGGCTACGAGAAGTCCTATCCGCACCAGCTCTCCGGCGGCATGCGCCAGCGCGTCGGCCTGGCCCGCGCACTGGCGGCGGACACCGACATCATCCTCATGGACGAAGCCTTCAGCGCCCTCGACCCGCTGATCCGCGCGGACATGCAGGATCAACTGCTGGAGCTGCAGAAGACCCTGCACAAGACCATCGTCTTCATCACCCACGACCTCGATGAAGCCGTGCGCATCGGCAACCGCATCGCCATCCTCAAGGACGGCCAGCTGATCCAGGTGGGCGCGCCCACCGACATCCTGCACAAGCCCGCCGACGAGTACGTCGACCGCTTCGTCCAGCGCCGCGTCGCCGCGCTGTAA
- a CDS encoding ABC transporter permease, whose protein sequence is MFPERFTFSIADWVNGWVDALVTNYGDVFRHISDTLLWAIVNLESVLRATPWWLMLAIVAGIAWHATRRILPTVVIVGLLFLVGAVGLWDKLMQTLALMMVATIISVLIGIPLGIVAARSDRFRAVLLPMLDIMQTMPSFVYLIPVLMLFGLGKVPAIFATVIYAAPPLIRLTDLGIRQVDREVMEAITAFGANRRQQLFGVQLPLALPSIMAGINQTTMMALSMVVIASMIGARGLGEDVLVGIQTLNVGKGLEAGLAIVILAVVIDRITQAYGRSRHHEASK, encoded by the coding sequence ATGTTTCCCGAACGCTTCACTTTCTCCATCGCCGACTGGGTCAACGGTTGGGTCGATGCCCTGGTTACCAACTACGGCGACGTGTTCCGCCACATCTCCGACACCCTGCTGTGGGCCATCGTCAACCTGGAGAGTGTGCTGCGAGCCACGCCCTGGTGGCTGATGCTGGCCATCGTCGCCGGCATCGCCTGGCACGCCACCCGGCGCATCCTGCCGACCGTGGTGATCGTCGGGCTGCTGTTCCTGGTGGGCGCCGTTGGCCTGTGGGACAAGCTGATGCAGACCCTCGCGCTGATGATGGTGGCGACCATCATCTCGGTGCTGATCGGCATCCCGCTGGGCATCGTCGCCGCGCGCAGCGACCGCTTCCGCGCCGTGCTGCTGCCGATGCTGGACATCATGCAGACCATGCCCAGCTTCGTGTACCTGATCCCGGTGCTGATGCTGTTCGGCCTGGGCAAGGTGCCGGCGATCTTCGCCACCGTGATCTACGCCGCGCCGCCGCTGATCCGCCTGACCGACTTAGGGATTCGCCAGGTCGACCGCGAGGTGATGGAAGCCATCACCGCCTTCGGCGCCAATCGCCGCCAGCAACTGTTCGGCGTGCAGCTGCCGCTGGCGCTGCCGAGCATCATGGCCGGCATCAACCAGACCACCATGATGGCCCTGTCGATGGTGGTCATCGCCTCGATGATCGGCGCCCGTGGCCTGGGCGAGGACGTGCTGGTGGGCATCCAGACCCTCAACGTCGGCAAGGGCCTGGAAGCGGGCCTGGCCATCGTCATCCTCGCCGTGGTCATCGACCGCATCACCCAGGCTTACGGCCGCTCGCGCCACCATGAGGCCAGCAAATGA